From Desulfocurvus vexinensis DSM 17965:
TCTCGCGGGTGGCCATGACGTTGTTGCGCCACAGGAGTCTTCCCCGAAACTTCGGGGCGAGGATTCGCAGCGTCCACTTGAGCATGGGATTTCCCGAGGTCTGCGCCCGGGTCAGTTCCACCCGCTCGACGTTCACCTGGTACTTGCCGTCCGGGATGGTCTCGAACTCGCGTTCCTCGACCTCGGCATGTTCGAAATCGTCGTCGAACTGTGCGAGGTCGATGTCCTCGGTGCCGCGGGGCTGGTCAAAATGTCCGTA
This genomic window contains:
- a CDS encoding DUF669 domain-containing protein, yielding MEEQTMQNEDYGHFDQPRGTEDIDLAQFDDDFEHAEVEEREFETIPDGKYQVNVERVELTRAQTSGNPMLKWTLRILAPKFRGRLLWRNNVMATRENIKWLKTDLHTCGLDLDKLSELPANLEKLINVKLEITKRTRGENENVYINRRIVLEDGGDEYDSAARNALAPF